GTTTCAATTATGGTGAGATATCCGGGTTAGCATGGACAGGGGGTGCCGCGCGGCGAAGACCTTGCTGACGGGCCAGCGGCCCGGATATCGGATGAACTCCACGTGCCCGTCCATGTACAGCACGTTGCAGCCGCCCGGCACATGGCTGAACTCGTCGGGGTTCACATCAATGAAGTCGGCGGAGACCCAGATTTCGCTCTGGGCCTTGGAGGAGGCGCCCGGATTGTTGATGTCGGTGATCATGAACCGCTCGATACCCTCCTTGAGCTTCCACATTTTCACCTCCCGCTGGACTGTGGGAACGGTGCCCGCCGGAACCGTCACATCGTTGTGCCGCGCCGTTTTGCTCTTTCTGGCCTGGTCTATGCCGGCCATCCCCGCCAGGATGGGCGCGAACGGGCTGATCGCGATGGCTATCTGCGCCTGGGTGGAGCCGCTTTCATCCATGGGAATCCCCGCCAGATTGACGCTGGAGTCCGGCTGGTCCGTCACGCCGTTCATGTCCGCGAGCCAGCCGATATAGACATAGCTCACGCTTGCGCTGTCAAATTCGCAGGGATAGAACTTCTTGTTGGGAACGCCCTCCGTGGGGCTCACGCCGAAGCTGGGTGTGGCCGGGTTGAAATCATTGCTGGAAATGACCGCGGCCAGATTGTCTGCATTGTCGTAAACTTTTTCCACATCGGTGCCCGAGGTCGCCGAAGGGCACAAAAGTGTTGCGGGGTCGTTCAGATATTCGGGGAATATCGCAAGACCGTCCACGACAAAGTCGGGGTCGGGCTGCCGGTCGGCGGGGTTGCAACTGAAAAGCACCTCGGGCGGGAAAAGCCCCGAGGCCTCCCCGGCGTACATCTTGCAGACCAGGCCAAACTGCTTCAGGTTATTCTGGCAGCTTGAGCGCCGCGCGGCCTCGCGCGCGCGGGCCAGCGCGGGAAGCAGTATGGCGGCCAGGATGCCGATGATGGCGATCACCACGAGCAGTTCAATGAGGGTGAATCCTTGCCTGTTTTTCCGGTTCATCCGTGATTCTCCTTTGTCCCGCGTTGGTTCCAAGCCACCTTGTCAGCCTCCCTGCGGGCAATCAGTGAAGCCATAACGGTCACAAGTGGCCACAAGAATAAAGACGCACCATAAATTCTCTCTATTAGTATTATACAGCATATTTTCAAAAAAGCAAGATATGTCCACCATGTATGTGGACATTATGGGAAAAGGGGGATTGGTGCGTTGGCGGCGGGATGGAAGCACACGGACGGGCACGGACATCACCCTCGCGAAAGGGCCTTCCCAAAAGGTCACAACCAGAGAAAAGACTAAGAAACCGCCCCTCGTCATTCCCGTGAAAACGGGAATCCAGAGATGCAGGATCGGCGCAACCTGGTGGTATTAATGGATTCCTGCGTGCGCGGGAATGACGGCTCTGGGTTGGGCTTGTTGTGGAAAATCCTGTCTGTTGCGCGGAGCTGGAGTTTTTGGAGAACCCCGAAAGCGGGGATGGCGTTGACCCAAGGGCCATTGCGTCAAGGACGGGATGTGCTGTCAGTCGCTGGTTTTTGTTTTCCCGAAACCAATCACCGCGCCTTTGAGGAATCCCGCACCGGCAAGGAGCAGCAGGGCCGCCAAGGCCCACAGCCAACCCAGGGGAAGCGGGACGGGCACGGGCTCGACGATGCTGACCGTCACTTCGAGGGGATGGTCGTTGGCATTTTTAAGCGCCTCAACCTGCTCAGTCGTGGCGCCGGGCGGAAGATAATACATCGTCCGCAGCACTTGCAGAATGTTAAACGCGCCGCCTGCGGGGTCGGTGTTGGGGATGCCCTGCAGG
Above is a window of Candidatus Hydrogenedentota bacterium DNA encoding:
- a CDS encoding DUF1559 domain-containing protein, with product MNRKNRQGFTLIELLVVIAIIGILAAILLPALARAREAARRSSCQNNLKQFGLVCKMYAGEASGLFPPEVLFSCNPADRQPDPDFVVDGLAIFPEYLNDPATLLCPSATSGTDVEKVYDNADNLAAVISSNDFNPATPSFGVSPTEGVPNKKFYPCEFDSASVSYVYIGWLADMNGVTDQPDSSVNLAGIPMDESGSTQAQIAIAISPFAPILAGMAGIDQARKSKTARHNDVTVPAGTVPTVQREVKMWKLKEGIERFMITDINNPGASSKAQSEIWVSADFIDVNPDEFSHVPGGCNVLYMDGHVEFIRYPGRWPVSKVFAARHPLSMLTRISHHN